From Poecile atricapillus isolate bPoeAtr1 chromosome Z, bPoeAtr1.hap1, whole genome shotgun sequence, one genomic window encodes:
- the PHAX gene encoding phosphorylated adapter RNA export protein, with translation MAQELRGMDGEVEDGELSGSDSDMPGAGSPGQKPHAGSDSCRPFQSSLSSCAPSIPYRTTKSVDSSEESGSDSDDDSCLWKQKRQKRFNFSPAKPEPFQLGQSHQKQTALRGKKVNNIWGAVLQEQNQDAVATELGILGMDGSIDRSRQSETYNYLLAKKLMKEAQQKEAETLDRELDEYMHDDKKMLPAEEENGQGFLKRKRPVRDRLGERQEMKYKGRYEITEEDSEEKVADEIAYRLCEPKKDLIARVVKIIGKRKAIELLMETAEVEQNGGLFIVNGTRRRTPGGVYLNLLKNTPSIKEEQIKEIFYLENQKEYENKKAAKKRRIQVLGKKMKKAIKGLNLQEYDDASRETFASDTNEALASLDDLQEGHHEAKMEPEDTIEIDNPHDLEIF, from the exons ATGGCGCAGGAGCTGCGGGGCATGGACGGCGAAGTGGAGGACGGCGAGCTCTCTGGCTCCGACTCGGATATGCCCGGCGCCGGCTCCCCCGGACAG AAGCCGCATGCTGGCAGTGATTCCTGCAGGCCTTTCCAGAGCAGCCTCTCATCCTGTGCTCCCAGCATTCCTTACAGGACCACCAAGAGCGTGGACTCCAGCGAGGAGAGCGGCTCCGACTCTGACGATGACAGCTGCCTGTGGAAGCAAAAGAGGCAGAAGCGCTTCAACTTCTCCCCTGCCAAACCTGAGCCCTTCCAGCTCGGCCAGAGCCACCAAAAACAGACTGCTCTGCGTGGCAAGAAGGTCAACAACATCTGGGGCGCGGTGCTCCAGGAGCAGAACCAGGATGCAGTGGCGACTGAGCTTGGGATTCTGGGCATGGATGGTTCAATTGACAGGAGCAGGCAGTCTGAGACTTACAACTACCTGCTGGCTAAAAAGCTGATGAAGGAAGCCCAGCAGAAGGAGGCAGAGACTTTGGATAGGGAGCTGGATGAGTACATGCACGATGACAAGAAGATGTTGCCGGCAGAGGAGGAAAACGGGCAGGGCTTCCTCAAACGGAAGCGGCCTGTGAGAGACAGACTGGGGGAAAGGCAAGAGATGAAATACAAGGGAAGGTATGAGATAACAGAGGAAGATTCAGAGGAAAAAGTGGCAGATGAAATTGCTTATCG ACTTTGTGAGCCAAAGAAAGACTTAATTGCTCGAGTGGTGAAGATAATTGGGAAGAGAAAAGCCATCGAGCTGCTGATGGAAACAGCTGAAGTGGAGCAGAATGGCGGACTGTTCATCGTG AATGGCACCAGGAGAAGAACACCTGGGGGTGTTTATTTAAACCTGCTGAAGAACACACCGAGCATCAAAGAAGAACAAATCAAG GAAATATTCTATCTGGAAAACCAAAAGGagtatgaaaacaaaaaagctgcCAAGAAGAGGAGGATACAAGTTCTGGGCAAGAAGATGAAAAAGGCCATCAAGGGGCTGAACCTGCAGGAATATGATGATGCATCTCGTGAGACTTTTGCCAGTGACACAAATGAGGCTCTGGCTTCCCTGGATGACCTGCAGGAGGGGCACCACGAGGCAAAGATGGAACCCGAGGATACTATTGAAATTGATAATCCCCACGATTTAGAGATCTTTTAG